One window of Fusarium keratoplasticum isolate Fu6.1 chromosome 2, whole genome shotgun sequence genomic DNA carries:
- a CDS encoding Amino-oxidase domain-containing protein, which produces MDNDFSKIGRLTSSSEPEFDIIVVGSGHNGFLAAAYLAKAGKKVLVLERQSYPGGGVASLPMAEPGYTSERHSAIHQMIMGNPLITDDELQLQSKYGLQYLPLEPAYAIIFQDGVLPLYQDMKRTADAIAAISNREEGEAYQRFAKLATKITKLIMPGMFVPPATTPPDLSDHPDVAAALESSAKCSSLDIVNEYFKDPTVRVAILRFVTEIQLAHPKTPGTGLMAYLGVGLMTLYGLAVPRGGGSAFTTAVSKCLEAYGGELRLNTEVIKVITENGRAVGVRTRAGEIRARECVVAQIHPHVLGRLVDGIDPTIITAASKTKLSEYSLVVVHAALEKPLNFKAGGVANRVVMNTICPGSIEELLKSYDTMDKGEIPDVIMTGASAINVADPSRAPPGKSILHAVVMVRAEHARVGFHGWDEVKDEVTQKFFRYLSGYLVDFTPDQVRAYHVVTPKDHQDDTPSFQGGDICGLSMSSDQMGPLRPTPELAQYRVPGVKGLYLAGPFMHPGGGVWGGGRPVAMRVMEDMGIDFGAVIKADRTKASHL; this is translated from the coding sequence ATGGATAACGACTTCTCAAAGATCGGCCGGctcacctcttcctctgagCCAGAATTTGACATTATTGTCGTCGGCTCGGGACACAATGGCTTTCTCGCAGCTGCATACCTCGCCAAAGCTGGAAAAAaggttcttgttcttgaacGACAATCGTACCCTGGCGGAGGCGTCGCGTCTCTGCCCATGGCTGAGCCAGGCTACACTAGCGAACGTCACAGTGCCATCCACCAGATGATTATGGGCAACCCCTTGATCACTGATGATGAGCTGCAACTTCAGTCCAAATACGGGCTACAGTATCTTCCGCTAGAGCCAGCTTATGCAATCATCTTCCAAGATGGGGTCCTCCCTCTATACCAGGACATGAAACGGACTGCCGATGCTATCGCCGCCATCTCGAACCGAGAGGAAGGTGAAGCGTACCAGCGCTTTGCCAAATTGGCTaccaagatcaccaagctcatcatgcCAGGCATGTTTGTTCCTCCGGCTACGACACCCCCAGATCTGTCCGACCACCCGGATGTCGCCGCGGCTCTCGAGTCGAGTGCGAAGTGCAGCTCCCTTGACATAGTCAACGAGTACTTCAAGGATCCGACTGTGAGAGTAGCCATTCTTCGCTTTGTTACCGAGATCCAACTGGCGCATCCCAAAACTCCAGGAACTGGCTTGATGGCGTATCTGGGCGTTGGCCTAATGACCTTGTACGGGTTGGCGGTGCCCCGTGGAGGTGGCTCAGCCTTTACTACGGCTGTGTCCAAATGCCTGGAGGCATATGGAGGGGAGCTTCGTCTAAATACCGAAGTTATCAAGGTCATTACCGAGAACGGCCGGGCTGTTGGTGTCCGCACACGAGCCGGTGAAATTCGTGCGCGAGAATGCGTCGTGGCACAAATTCACCCACACGTTTTAGGCAGGCTCGTGGATGGAATCGACCCGACCATCATAACAGCGGCTTCCAAGACCAAATTGTCCGAGTATAGCCTTGTGGTCGTTCATGCTGCCTTGGAAAAACCACTGAACTTCAAGGCAGGAGGAGTGGCAAACCGCGTGGTGATGAACACCATCTGCCCGGGCAGTattgaggagctcctcaaaAGCTACGACACTATGGATAAAGGCGAGATACCAGATGTCATCATGACAGGCGCGTCAGCCATCAATGTCGCCGACCCATCACGGGCTCCACCCGGAAAGTCCATCCTCCATGCCGTGGTGATGGTTCGTGCAGAGCATGCTCGCGTTGGTttccatggatgggatgaggtcaaggacgaggtGACGCAAAAGTTCTTCCGCTACTTGTCTGGCTATCTTGTGGACTTTACTCCAGACCAAGTCCGGGCATACCACGTCGTTACTCCCAAAGACCACCAGGATGACACACCTAGTTTCCAGGGTGGTGATATTTGCGGCCTCTCAATGTCTTCAGATCAGATGGGTCCTCTTCGTCCTACCCCAGAGTTAGCCCAATATCGCGTTCCTGGGGTAAAGGGTTTGTATCTGGCAGGCCCCTTTATGCATCCAGGCGGCGGTGTTTGGGGTGGTGGTCGTCCTGTAGCTATGCGTGTTATGGAAGATATGGGGATCGATTTTGGCGCGGTGATTAAGGCTGATAGGACAAAGGCATCGCATCTTTGA